The Mastomys coucha isolate ucsf_1 unplaced genomic scaffold, UCSF_Mcou_1 pScaffold20, whole genome shotgun sequence nucleotide sequence AAAAACATCAGGAGAAAGAGTGGAATCAAGTAAGGATGGAATTTTTTTAGTAAGATAGGAAAATATAATCTGGGAGGAAGCCTGACTAGCTTGGAGGTTGAGAATGGTGTAATGGTTCTTCAGTGTTTGGTTCAAGGTAATTTTAAtaaatctcagcctctctgtgtggttattgggaaGTTGGCTGGTTAAGAAATACAGCCACCAGAGTAAGTCACTGCTTATGCTTACATTTATCTTCAAGAGAATTCCTTTTACAAAAGAGAATCTGAAGATCAGAAGGGattgaattatttatatagcTTAATAGAATCTTGGAGGTGCTTGTTTTTAGTATGTTCTGTACCTCTGTTTCTTTAGATTCTAGGAAGTGCAGCTGAGAAATACCACAGTTTCTGCTCTTTAGAAAATGTACACCACAGATATACATACCAACGTAGGCATGTCTGTTTTTAGGTGCCGGAGTGTGTTAGATGGATGACTTAAGACATTTGAGGTTTGGGAAAACATGtgtcagtttttttgttttgtttttgtttgtttgtttgtttgtttgttttttggtttttcaagacagggtttctctgtatagccctggctgtcttggagctcactctgtagaccaggctggcctcgaactcagaaatccacctgcctctgcctcccaagtgctgggattaaaggggtgtgccaccacgcccggcctaaCGTGTCAGTTTTAGTTTAAGTATTTAGATAATGTTTAACCAAGGATGTGAAAATCCAACTTGTAGTTCTAGTTCTTgataagttcaaggctagactcAGCTAtacagtaagtttgaggctagactgAGTTACAAAACCCCTTCCCTGACCCCATCCCTAGTAAAAGAGTGTGAGAACAGAATGGGCCTAAAATATTGACTAGTTTGATTTGACTATGATgtaggaagacagggagggagatggggagcaCCCTGGAAGAAGGAGAACAGAATGATCTAAGATGCAGAGGTGGCAATATGTCCTCACTTCTGGGAAGACAGAGTTAACCTACTTCAAGGAAGGGCTTATCTCATAGAAGGCAGACTAGGAGTAAAAAGTTGATTTTAGGCCCTGACACAGGAGCAACAGAAAAAGTTGTTGAGTAGAGgtgaaacataaagaaaataatgtggGGAAGATTGTTGCCAAAGCTATCCATTTTCAAAATGGAGCATCAAAGTACAGTCTTATATTTGTAATGACTTGCCACACAGCCTACGGGTGCCTTATTAGTAATGAGAGCCCTTCCCCAAGCTTATCTGAACAGTTAGATGCATAGAACAACCTACAAGAGCTGGGCAGGAATGTGagagggatggtgagatggctgtTGTCAGGTGTAACTCTGAGTCTCTTCTTTCAGATGAAGAACTTGTCATCAAAGCCGAGGACCTTGCTAGAGCTTCCTTGTGTCCTGAAGTTCCAATAGCTTTCTCTgctccaccaccagcagcagccaaGGATGCATTTTCAGATATAGCTTTCAAAAGCCAGCAGTGTACACCCATGGCACCTTTTGGACGAACGGCCACTGACCTGCCTGAAGCTTCAGAGGGGCAAGTGACTTTTACTCAGCTAGGAagctacccactcccacctccagtTGGAGAGCAGGTGTTCTCATGCCACCACTGTGGCAAGAGTCTCAGTCAAGACATGTTAATGACACATCAGTGTAGCCATGCTGCTGAACACCCCTTAACCTGTGCCCAGTGTCCTAAGCACTTCACCCCACAAGCAGATATTGGTAGCACCTCCCAGGATCATGCCAATGAGACACCACCCACCTGCCCTCACTGCTCCCGGACATTCACTCACCCCTCACGACTCACATATCACCTTCGGGTCCACAACAGCACTGAGCGCCCTTTCCTCTGTCCTGATTGTCCCAAGCGCTTTGCTGACCAGGCTCGACTCACCAGCCATCGGCGAGCTCATGCTACTGAGAGGCCCTTCCGTTGCCCGCAATGTGGTCGTAGCTTCAGCCTTAAGATCAGTCTCCTGCTTCATCAGAGGGGACATGCACAGGAGCGCCCCTTCTCCTGCCCTCAGTGTGGCATTGACTTCAATGGCCACTCTGCGTTGATTCGTCACCAGATGATCCACACAGGCGAGCGTCCCTACCCATGTACAGACTGTAGCAAGAGCTTCATGCGTAAGGAACACTTGCTAAACCACCGGAGGCTGCACACAGGTGAGCGGCCTTTCCAGTGTCCACACTGTGGCAAGAGCTTCATCCGCAAGCATCACCTCATGAAGCACCAGCGCATTCACACAGGCGAGCGGCCATACCCCTGTGCAGTGTGCGGAAGGAGCTTCCGCTATAAGCAGACGCTCAAGGACCACCTACGGACCGGTCACAATGGAGGCTGTGCGGGTGATAGGGACCCTTCCATACAGCCACCAGACCCACCTGGTCCACTCTTAACTGCCCTGGAAACCTCTGGCCTAGGTGTTAGCACTGAAGGTCTAGAATCTAGTCAGTGGTATGGGGAAGGGAGTGGAGGGGTGGTTTTGTAGATCTGAGGTCTGTTGGTTATTTATGTTCACAGCAGAGCAGAAAGTCCAGGAGAAAGCCCACAAGTTCTGAAACCTATAGTAGTTAAATCTATTACATAAAGGAATTTGAGATCTATACTCAACTAGACATGCTTGTGCTTTGGAAATCCACATCAGTACAAGAATACCATATTTTGAAAACTAGAAGAGAATCCAGCTCCCCTGTCTTATCAGATACCACAAAAGCAGAGTTACAAAGCAAGATACGGCTTCTGATCATCCTGTCAGAGTAGCAGAGTGAGAGCAGACTGCCTCTAGGTAGAGACAAGTGCATGGGAAGAGCCCCAAACCTTGAAGGCATCAGGAGGCATGAGAGCTCAGAGCCTTTCCCTAATTGCTCAGTGGATTGCTGGAAGAAGGTGCTTTAGCCACTTGTTATGTTGccgtgtgtctgaagccagctaagTTCTGTTCATACCAGTGTAGTCAACTTTCCCTGAAACATGATGGCTGAGGCGGCATTCCTAAGCCTAAATTCTGTCTGCTAATACATTTTGTTTAATGTTGGTGAACAAGAACTCTGACTTTGATAGCTTATTTAAGGGGACTGTTCTTAGCTTTTACTAGCTTAATTTGAAATATTCAGACTCTTGTAGCAGCTGTTAAGAGAGTAGAGAACTTCACCACAGTCCTGGTTAGGAAATCAGGAAGAGAGTTTTCTCTCCAGATTAGGAGCTAAGTATCCCAGAGATCTCAGGCACAACAGTGATCCCATGGCCTAAAATATTGTATCAACTCACCCCTTATCTTTTCCAAGCCAGTGatcttgtttttccatttctggcatttgattctctttttctctcttttgagactgggtctcactgtgtatcctggcctggaactttgctttgtagaccaggctggtcttgaacttacagaaatctgcctgcctctgcctcatgttCTGGGTGCACCACAATTCCCAACCTGATTTTCTTTATAGTCCTCAGCAGCAGAGATCACAGCACTTTGTCAAGGCATCTAGCACTTCAGAAAGTACCCCTGAGCTCAGGGCTTTTGTTCCATTGGTAGTGTAATGTTCTTAAGGAAAGGATTTCTACCTTGTCTGTCCTTCGTCACTGGCAGTGAACAGACAAGAGACCTCTTTCAGCCACTAAGAACCAAGTATCTCATCTATCTTACCTGTTGTgctatttttttcagacagggtttcactatggggtcctggctggcctggaactcagagatctgcctgtctttgcatctagagtgctaggattaaaagcatgctgtCATGCTCAACCACCTGTTGTATTTTGAAGGGTTATGGCTACCTTATGTTCTTTTCTTGGGCTTGCTTAGTTATCTGAGGGCATCTGAACCTAGTTCTATCCCTAAGTGTCTATGCAGCCAGGTGTGTGTCTTCTCTTTTCAACTCTCACATTTTTATCACCAAAATGAGGTTGTTGAAAGAAAAGGTAAGCTTCtagaaatcttaaaaagaaagaaaaatcttatgATACAGTTCTCTGCCAAAATCCTGTCCTTCCTTTGGTTTCTGACCAGTCAAATCCACATGAGACAGGAAAACCAAAGCAGAAATTTATGTAGAAACTTGGTGGAAATTAGCTTGCCTTGTTGTTCTGCTCTTAGTGGGTCCAGAAGTAGACAGAGAATGTAGAAGTCTACATTCGGGACAGAAAGCTTTTGTTACCACACCCTCTTTTACCTCATAGTCTTCTGTGATGTCTAGGATGAGATCTGGAAGTGCTTAGATGTGACACTTTCTGGATAGGGAGGGGATGCTTCCCCTTATTACTAGCCCAGCCTTCAGTCTGCATAGCTAATGTAACCACAGTATGAAATGGTGTTTGCCTAATGTGCTCCTGGCAAAGTTCTGTCTGAAGGTGTTGGTCTTCAGGATAGTCACACATAGAAAACTCTGTTTTGTGACGTTAATAACACCAAGGATCCTGGGAGACATAAGAAGTCAATATGAGACCTGGTCTGCTGTCATAACTCTCAGCCTGTAGGCAAGGAAAGTCCCATGGATGGTACCAGATAATGGTAGAACCATACTATATTGGGATAAAGAGCCAAATCCCCCAAATCAGGTTTCCAAGTTCATTAATGACCCTTGGGACTTGAATGTGAGATCTGCATCTGAAAAAGAGTCAAAGCGTCTTCCCCAGGGTAAGGGAAGCATTTGCAAGAGCTGAGGAAGAGATGCCTACTGAACCTGTGATGTCGAGCTAGATAACCTCCAACACTCATCTGAACCCAACAGATTTACCAAATATACACAGTTAATAATTGGAGGCCTGTGGGCCAGAGTGCTGCAGATGCATCCTAATGTCTGATCTGTAAGGAACCATAGCTAGCAGGGATCGAAACTGGCCAAAAGTGAATTATAGTTCAAATAACAACTGAACAAGAGCCATAAAACCAGCTGGTTGATGGTGCtccacacctttaatgccagcactcacaggatgcagaagcaggaagatctctgagttcaagcccagcctggtgtgtagagggagttccagaacagccagggctacacagagaaacctgccttgaaaagcaaaacaaaagccataaaaccaaataaaaggtAATGTGCAAGGCCatcccaaaaacaaacaacataaacgTGGGATCCTAATTTCTAGTCTGGCTGAAAGCGGGGACTTCAGCTACTGTATATTCACTTTTTTCCATTAGCCAATCTCCTGTCAAGTAGAACCCATTTGTTGTCAAAGATTCAGAAGTGGCTCATTGGAAACTCTACCATCTAACAAAAGTTCTCAGCAAATAGAATCTCTTTGCCACCTGGTGCCTTGAGAGAAACTATACATTTAATCCTATAATTAAAGAGGCACCAGGGCCTGTCCTGTAGAGAAGAAGAAACCCCAGAAGAGTCCTGTTCATCTGTCTGCCCCCTATATGGTGACACAAAGGCTTCCTCAGAGTGTATTCAGGACTTGGCACCAACCAGATTTACTGCTtgctagatttatttttttaattgtggaCATTGGATGAACTTCAGGTTCAGCCAcagatatgaaaataaatgtaagttgGTTAATTGTTTAGAAAGTGAAATATGATTGATCCCTTTCTGCTGGGTATTTGATAATGGACACATCTTAGTGATGAACTCTAGAGAGAGCCATGCTCTACATTACTTCCCTCATTAGTAAACTCTAAAGTTTCTGGTAGGGACTCCCCTAGGCTTCTCTTGAGGTGATACCTATCTCAGCCAGGCCCTGTGGCTTATGAAACAATAGCAATTCTATCTCAGTCCCAAAAAAgtctcactgaaaaaaaaaagtacctatgTTCCTTTATCTATTTCAATGGGATGGGAGACCCAAGTTTATATCATAATTCTTAAGAGAAACAGAGCATTCCTTCCCTCTTATGCTTTAGCTTCTTAGACAACAAAGCAGCCTCTGTAGTTGCCTGAGTAGCAAGACAACTCATTTTCTGATGAGCATCTACCGTTgttaatgtacatatatgtgtctgAATTGATAGTTTTGGCTCTCCACCCTGGTTCTCTGTAGCAAAGAGGCCGTCTCTTATCATATGGGATATATACAACAGGCTGTTCTTTTTTCAAGTTTCCGGCTTCTATAAACAATATATTTAGGAGTTCAAAATTAGGGACTGGAATGATATCTCAGACAAGTGCTTACGATACAAGCATGAGCACCTGAGTCTAATCCATAGGACTTGTGAAAAAGACAGGACTGATGCCATAGGCttgaattccagcactgggaaggttctCGCTGGCCTGTCAGCCTTGCCCAATTGGTAAGCCacagatcagtgagagaccctgtctcaaagatcaAAGGCAGTAGCTCCTGTGCAATGACTCCCAAAgtcctctgtctccacatgaaagtgaacacacacacagaggtcagatTGATTGTGGGGTGGGGTTAAGGAGGGTGCAGGAACTTAATGCTCATCTTGTATTAGTACAGTATTAGTGACTAAGAACAGGGCTTCTGATGTCAGACCTAGATTCAAGTCTCAagtattataatattattttacctTCTGAAAGGTAAATTTTGTTTATAAGGCATCTCAGAGGTATTAGAGCTTAAAAATCTACAGCATGTTTTAAAGAACCAATGTGAAAGGTAACTACACAACCAGGCTGAACTGGGAGTGGTGAGTGTTAAGAACCAAGGTTTGGCCAAGTGTGATGGCTCACACTTGTTATTCTGGCACTTgagaagctgggacaggaggagcgctgagaattcaaggccaggagAGCCTACATAggaaaatcttgtttttaaaagtgggagggggggggctggtgaggtggctcagcgggtaagagcactgactgctttaccgaaggtcctgagttcaaatcccagcaaccacatggtggctcacaaccatccataatgagatctgatgccctcttctggtgcgtctgaggaaagcttacagtgtacttacatataactataaataaataaatctaaaagtgggaggagatgaggaggagccaaagagatggctcagttctaAGAGCACTAGCACTTGCTACTTTGGTCAGAGAACCTGTCTGAGGAAagcttacagtgtacttacatataacaataagtaaataaatctaaaagtgggaggagatgaggaggagccaaagagatggctcagttctaagagcacttgctactttgGTCAGAGAATCtgtattcagttcccagcacccacatggttaaGGGATTGGATGctctcctctagcctctgaagccaCTAGACATGCATTTggtacacatgtaggcaaaacacccatacacataaaaacaaaatctttattcAAACAAACGTTTCACAGAACAGATGACTGCTAGCTGACCCAGCCTTTTGCTAGCATCTTTTGCATATATTTAGTATGATCTCTTACTGATTTCTTTCTATACTTTCCAGCCCCCATAAATTTCTGATACCATAACTCCATATGACTCTGATTCTTTCTGGATTTTTCTATCTTCTCCTACTTCTCTCTTaagatttttagattttatgtgtcagtattttgcctgcatgtatgtatgtgcaccatatacatgcctggtgcctgcagaggtctgAGGGCATTTTAGATCCTGTAGAattggaattatggatggttgtgaaccaccacgtaggtgctggaaattgaacctggatcctcttttaagaacagcaagtgctctaagccactcaatttttaaaaatttggttatttttgtttgtttgttttttcaagacaaggtctatTAAGTAGCTCTAAtggtcctgaaactcattctgtataccaggctgtccttgaacacacagaaatctgaatacctctgcttcccaagagctggaattaaatcTGTATACCACAATACCcagtttaaaacaaagaaatttttttaatctctctttcATATTACATTCTGAACTCAGTTCCCCCTCCCTTCTACCCTGCCAGCAGCcttcctgctccccctgctccattcactcttccatttctcttcagaaaa carries:
- the Znf398 gene encoding zinc finger protein 398 isoform X1 is translated as MAEATAAPTSEWDSECLTSLQPLPLPTPPAANEAHLQTAAISLWTVVAAVQAIERKVEVHSRRLLHLEGRTGTAEKKLAGCEKTVTELGNQLDGKWAVLGTLLQEYGLLQRRLENLENLLRNRNFWILRLPPGIKGDVPKVPVAFDDVSIYFSTPEWEKLEEWQKELYKNIMKGNYESLISMDYAMNQPDVLSQIQPEGEHSTDDQPRPEASEIPADPSEEPALSTSDILSWIKQEEEPQVGVPQESKESELYKGTYADEELVIKAEDLARASLCPEVPIAFSAPPPAAAKDAFSDIAFKSQQCTPMAPFGRTATDLPEASEGQVTFTQLGSYPLPPPVGEQVFSCHHCGKSLSQDMLMTHQCSHAAEHPLTCAQCPKHFTPQADIGSTSQDHANETPPTCPHCSRTFTHPSRLTYHLRVHNSTERPFLCPDCPKRFADQARLTSHRRAHATERPFRCPQCGRSFSLKISLLLHQRGHAQERPFSCPQCGIDFNGHSALIRHQMIHTGERPYPCTDCSKSFMRKEHLLNHRRLHTGERPFQCPHCGKSFIRKHHLMKHQRIHTGERPYPCAVCGRSFRYKQTLKDHLRTGHNGGCAGDRDPSIQPPDPPGPLLTALETSGLGVSTEGLESSQWYGEGSGGVVL
- the Znf398 gene encoding zinc finger protein 398 isoform X2, which produces MAEATAAPVPVAFDDVSIYFSTPEWEKLEEWQKELYKNIMKGNYESLISMDYAMNQPDVLSQIQPEGEHSTDDQPRPEASEIPADPSEEPALSTSDILSWIKQEEEPQVGVPQESKESELYKGTYADEELVIKAEDLARASLCPEVPIAFSAPPPAAAKDAFSDIAFKSQQCTPMAPFGRTATDLPEASEGQVTFTQLGSYPLPPPVGEQVFSCHHCGKSLSQDMLMTHQCSHAAEHPLTCAQCPKHFTPQADIGSTSQDHANETPPTCPHCSRTFTHPSRLTYHLRVHNSTERPFLCPDCPKRFADQARLTSHRRAHATERPFRCPQCGRSFSLKISLLLHQRGHAQERPFSCPQCGIDFNGHSALIRHQMIHTGERPYPCTDCSKSFMRKEHLLNHRRLHTGERPFQCPHCGKSFIRKHHLMKHQRIHTGERPYPCAVCGRSFRYKQTLKDHLRTGHNGGCAGDRDPSIQPPDPPGPLLTALETSGLGVSTEGLESSQWYGEGSGGVVL